DNA sequence from the Halorussus sp. MSC15.2 genome:
GGGGTCCAGACGGTCGAGGTGGGCGCCGAGAAGATATCCGACTCCGGGAAGGTCCACGGCGTCCGCGTTCAACTCGACGACGGGAGCTACCTCCATCTCCCGTACGCGCGACTCTACGCCGTCGAGATGAGCGAGAAGGAGGGGAAAGTCGATTACTCGGAACCGTAGTTCGCCCGCGGTAGTTCCGGATGCGGGTAGCAGTTCACTGCGCTCCGGTCGCGCTACAGCGCGTTCTTGTAGGCTTCCAGCGTCTCCTCCACGTCCTCTTCGGTGTGGGCGTAGCTGAGGAACTGGGACTCGTACTGGTTCGCGGTCAGGAAGACGCCCTCCTCGCGCATCGCGGGCCAGAAGAGGCGCTCCCAGCGCTCGGTCTCGGCGGCGTCAACGTCGGCCTTGTTCTTCGGGCAGTAGTCGAACCGGGGGCAGTCGGGGTCCTGCCGACACCCGGCCTCGCACTGGCCCGAGAGGTCCCGCGGCCCGTCGCGCGTGAACACGACTTTGAACATGCTGTCGTACCCGGTGACGGTGTACCGGGGAGCCTCGTCTTCGAGGATGTCGGTGAGGCCGGAACGCAACCGGTCGCCGAGGTCGCTGAGGTGGTCGTACACGTCGTTCTCGGCGGCGTACCGGAGCATCTCCAGTCCGGCCGTGAGCGAGAGCGGGTGGCCCGAGTAGGTCCCTGCCTGAAACACGTCGCCCGTCGGCGTGAACGACTCCATGATTTCGGCGGGTCCGCCGACCGCGCCGACCGGGAAGCCCCCGCCGATGACCTTGGCGAAGGTGGTGAGGTCGGGGGTGACGCCGAACTTGCCCTGCGCGCACTGGAGGCCACCGACGCGGAACCCGGTCATCACCTCGTCGAATATCAGGAGCGCGCCGTGGTCGTCGGTAATCTCGCGGAGGCCGTCGAGGTAGCCCTCCACCGGACCCACCGACGCGCAGTTACCCAGAACCGGTTCGGTGAGGACGGCGGCGATTTCGTCGCCGCGCTCCTCGAACACTTCCCGAACCGCCTGCTCGTCGTTGAACGGGACAGTGATGGTCTCTTCCGCGAACGCTCGGGGAACCCCGTCGGAACTCGGCGACCCGACGCCGCCCGACTTCCCCTCCACGAGCGTCGATTCCTGCGCGCCGTGGTAGCCGCCCTGCATGACGACTATCTTGTCCCGGCCGGTGTAGCCGCGGGCGAGGCGGACCGCGGAGGTGGTCGCCTCGGTGCCGGAGTTGACGAAGCGAAGCATCTCGACGCTCTGGACGTGGCGCGCGATGAACTCCGCGAGTTCGACCTCGACCTCGGTCGGCGCGCCGTACATCGGGCCGTCCGAGAGCTGGGACTGAATCCGCGACTCGACCTCCTGTGGAAGGCCGTGGCCCAGAAGCAGGGGACCGTAGCCCATCACGTAGTCGATGTACTTGTTGCCGTCGGCGTCGACGACGTGCGCGCCGTCGCCGCGCTCGACGAAGAACGGGTACGGTCTGACCGCCCGGACCGGGGAGTTGACCCCGCCGGGGAGGACCGACAGCGCCCGGTCGTACAACTCGCGGGAGTTCGCGTCGTGCATACCGTAGCCTTCTGGTTCGGGGCTAAAGTCGATTTCTGTCTGGCCGACCGGCGTCAGGCACCCTCGACGAGTCGCTCGAACTGCTTGGGCGGAATCGCGCCGCGAGCGCCGTGCCCGTCGAAAGTGAAGGTCGGAATCCCCGAGACTCCGCGCTGTTTGGCCGCCT
Encoded proteins:
- a CDS encoding glutamate-1-semialdehyde 2,1-aminomutase, whose amino-acid sequence is MHDANSRELYDRALSVLPGGVNSPVRAVRPYPFFVERGDGAHVVDADGNKYIDYVMGYGPLLLGHGLPQEVESRIQSQLSDGPMYGAPTEVEVELAEFIARHVQSVEMLRFVNSGTEATTSAVRLARGYTGRDKIVVMQGGYHGAQESTLVEGKSGGVGSPSSDGVPRAFAEETITVPFNDEQAVREVFEERGDEIAAVLTEPVLGNCASVGPVEGYLDGLREITDDHGALLIFDEVMTGFRVGGLQCAQGKFGVTPDLTTFAKVIGGGFPVGAVGGPAEIMESFTPTGDVFQAGTYSGHPLSLTAGLEMLRYAAENDVYDHLSDLGDRLRSGLTDILEDEAPRYTVTGYDSMFKVVFTRDGPRDLSGQCEAGCRQDPDCPRFDYCPKNKADVDAAETERWERLFWPAMREEGVFLTANQYESQFLSYAHTEEDVEETLEAYKNAL